A part of Magnetospirillum sp. ME-1 genomic DNA contains:
- a CDS encoding OB-fold nucleic acid binding domain-containing protein yields the protein MGEDGLDLDDFPGLGAGGKPVSRFEVRNTRSDGAEYVVLTLDRGDGRDPVQAVAFDGRFDQVMDLIDKDIQLVRLFGFFEKRDYEAVDESTGEVLTKTSRRYRILWAGEPRVEGERPQRRGRQQRSQGQGQNRGGWPSQQQGARSQGQRSQPQQRQQAQQGGARNNAGQNGRQQGGQQEQRSQRNGGGQYNGQRRQAQQGNGQGGWWPNT from the coding sequence GTGGGTGAAGATGGTCTTGACCTCGATGACTTCCCCGGCCTTGGCGCTGGGGGGAAGCCGGTTAGCCGATTCGAGGTCCGAAATACCCGCAGCGACGGCGCCGAATACGTCGTCCTGACGCTGGACCGCGGCGACGGCCGCGACCCCGTCCAGGCCGTGGCCTTCGACGGCCGCTTCGATCAGGTCATGGATCTCATCGACAAGGACATCCAGCTGGTCCGCCTGTTCGGCTTCTTCGAGAAGCGGGACTACGAGGCCGTCGATGAAAGCACCGGCGAGGTGCTGACCAAGACCTCTCGCCGCTACCGCATCCTGTGGGCCGGCGAGCCGCGCGTCGAGGGCGAACGTCCCCAGCGCCGGGGCCGCCAGCAGCGCAGCCAGGGCCAGGGCCAGAACCGCGGCGGCTGGCCGAGCCAGCAGCAGGGCGCCCGCTCGCAGGGGCAGCGTTCCCAGCCCCAGCAGAGGCAGCAGGCCCAGCAGGGCGGTGCCCGGAACAACGCCGGCCAGAACGGCCGCCAGCAGGGCGGGCAGCAGGAGCAGCGCTCCCAGCGCAACGGCGGCGGCCAGTACAACGGCCAGCGCCGGCAGGCCCAGCAGGGAAACGGGCAGGGCGGCTGGTGGCCGAATACCTGA
- a CDS encoding hybrid sensor histidine kinase/response regulator, with protein MTLEKPTILIVDDGIQNIRVLSEFLKNEFRIIAATNGAESLFRANAIPQPDAILLDIMMPDMDGYEVCRRLKADKATTNIPIIFMSAMAELTDEIKGLELGAVDYITKPYSLPIVRSRLQTHVQLKQARFDAIRAARFAAAGQLAAGIAHEINTPLQYITANIGYIQNEVSGLFNTIRESKSIDLQAACAESELQEAIIDLRRGVSQISDIVLATKVFCSQNDSEMQAVDLNNLINNVLMIGARLIGNNHNLDVCLDPDLPPISCHPGRMSEVIISLIRNAVQAVLPERNGDIRILTKRHGDWAEIHVTDNGAGIPPEIRDHIFDPFFTTRDVGSGQGLGLAIVYDTITKLGGTISVKDGPTEGSVFTIRLPVDGSQTETPNP; from the coding sequence ATGACCTTGGAAAAGCCAACTATACTCATTGTTGATGATGGAATTCAGAATATCAGGGTTCTATCTGAATTCCTAAAAAATGAATTTCGCATCATTGCGGCCACCAATGGAGCGGAATCACTTTTCCGAGCAAACGCGATACCGCAGCCTGATGCAATATTGCTCGATATTATGATGCCTGACATGGACGGCTATGAGGTTTGCCGGAGACTAAAGGCAGATAAAGCTACTACGAATATTCCTATTATTTTTATGTCCGCAATGGCCGAGTTAACTGATGAAATTAAGGGCCTGGAGCTTGGGGCTGTTGACTATATCACAAAGCCCTATTCACTCCCCATAGTTCGAAGTCGACTACAGACCCATGTCCAACTCAAGCAAGCGCGGTTTGATGCGATACGGGCTGCCCGATTTGCAGCTGCGGGCCAGTTGGCAGCAGGCATTGCACACGAAATCAATACGCCCCTTCAATATATTACGGCAAATATTGGGTACATTCAAAATGAGGTAAGTGGCTTGTTTAATACCATTAGGGAAAGCAAATCAATAGACTTGCAAGCCGCCTGCGCGGAATCGGAGCTGCAAGAGGCAATCATTGATTTAAGACGCGGTGTTTCCCAGATATCTGACATTGTTTTGGCAACAAAAGTTTTTTGTTCACAGAATGACTCTGAGATGCAAGCCGTAGACTTAAATAATTTAATCAATAATGTTCTGATGATTGGCGCAAGATTAATTGGAAATAATCATAACCTAGACGTGTGCCTTGATCCAGATCTGCCGCCAATTTCCTGCCACCCTGGCAGGATGAGCGAAGTTATTATTAGTTTGATTCGGAACGCCGTTCAGGCTGTTCTCCCGGAGCGTAATGGCGATATTCGTATCTTGACCAAGCGCCATGGAGACTGGGCAGAAATCCATGTCACGGACAACGGCGCAGGTATACCGCCAGAGATTCGAGACCATATTTTTGATCCATTTTTCACAACCCGCGATGTTGGATCCGGGCAGGGATTGGGTTTGGCTATTGTGTACGACACCATCACCAAACTGGGAGGCACCATCTCAGTGAAAGATGGCCCAACAGAAGGTTCCGTTTTTACAATTAGGCTTCCAGTCGATGGCAGCCAGACAGAAACTCCAAATCCGTAA
- a CDS encoding response regulator — MSSNKKYGVVVEDSQPMRQLIKLALESLGISHCIEAENGAEAISALKAHGANIVIMDWQMDVMDGMECTRQIRAGIDGVDPKLPIILLTAMVSEEAKEAAYAAGANLFMGKPFSLKQLNIGIAKVMAETSR; from the coding sequence ATGAGCAGCAACAAGAAATATGGCGTAGTGGTGGAAGATTCGCAGCCGATGCGGCAACTGATCAAACTGGCATTAGAATCCCTTGGAATTAGTCACTGTATTGAGGCTGAGAATGGGGCAGAGGCTATTTCAGCGTTGAAGGCACATGGCGCAAACATTGTCATCATGGATTGGCAAATGGACGTAATGGACGGCATGGAGTGCACTCGCCAAATCCGTGCGGGCATTGATGGGGTCGATCCCAAGCTTCCTATCATTCTGCTCACAGCGATGGTCAGTGAGGAGGCGAAAGAGGCTGCTTACGCAGCAGGAGCGAATTTGTTCATGGGCAAGCCGTTCTCGCTTAAGCAGTTGAACATTGGCATCGCCAAGGTCATGGCAGAAACATCGCGATAA
- a CDS encoding DUF3846 domain-containing protein — MRVLIIDPVKEEVREGEIDPANTLAGMQKIVEGLICRAHIDEASGDEIYVNDEGLFVEEQSFFSVEGGHQPFAGCGVVVRYDEDGNTQGTNTPVADLARRITWHGMNPPLPGDDEDPLRLRFLMR; from the coding sequence ATGCGCGTCCTGATCATCGATCCCGTCAAGGAAGAGGTCCGCGAAGGCGAGATCGATCCCGCGAACACCCTCGCCGGGATGCAGAAGATCGTCGAAGGCCTGATCTGCCGGGCCCACATCGACGAGGCATCCGGCGACGAGATCTACGTCAACGACGAAGGCCTGTTCGTCGAGGAACAGAGCTTCTTCTCCGTCGAGGGCGGCCACCAGCCGTTCGCCGGCTGCGGCGTGGTGGTGCGCTACGACGAGGACGGCAACACCCAGGGCACCAACACCCCCGTAGCCGATCTCGCCCGCCGCATCACCTGGCACGGCATGAATCCCCCGCTCCCCGGCGACGACGAGGATCCCTTGCGCCTGCGCTTCCTGATGCGCTGA